The Candidatus Binataceae bacterium region TGATGGTCGCGCAGAATTCGGCGGCGACCGAGCTTTTTCCAACGGCGCTGCGCGGCACGATCTTCGGATGGATCGCGATCGTTACCTCGCTCGGCGCGCTCACCGCGCATATTTCGGTGGCGCTGCTCGCGGTCCCGCTCGGCGGGCTCTCGACGGTGGTCGGCTATCTGGCCATCGTCGGAGTGCCGGGCGCGATTCTGTACGCGATTTTTATCGACGAGACGCGCGGGATGACCCTTGAGGCGGCCTCAGGGGAGGCTGCTGCGGGCGCGGCCGACTCAGACGATGATTCGCCGCCGCCTTAGGCTGTCTCAAGCTCGGTCTCGACGAAATCCTTGCTCCCGGGATCCCATCGGAAGGCCGCCGCGCGCGCGAATTTCCGGTTGCGCACGGAAATCACGATATAGACGGTGTCGGGATAGTCGGGCTCGGCGGGATCGAACGAGCAGGCCTGTGCGCGGTCGGTCGCGGAGAAGTACGCGTCGTGGTCGGGATGCGAATGGTAAACGGCGCTGAGCTTCAGGCGGCGGCGGTCGATCTCGTTCATCACCGCCAGATGCTCCCGCGGCTCCATCAGGAAGGCCGTGCGTGCATCGCGCGCGAAGGCAATCGGATCCTCGTCGTGCATCCGGTTCTGAATGTTGCTTATGGGGCGGACTTCTTCCTCGACGGCGTCGCCGCCGATGATGAAGCCGCAGCACTCGAAAGGGAATTCGCGCTCGGCCTGCGCGACGATTTGATCGAAGTTGGTTTTGAGAAGGACAACGGGGTTCATAGCGGCCTCGGGCGGCGGCGGGTTTTGTCGCGCGCGAACAATCGCACGGCCCAGCGCTCCCGGCCCTCAAAAACTTAGCCGCTTCGCCTCGCTGCGACAACGGCAGCGCAGCGCCGCGAGCAGGGTGGTTCTTTGCGGCTTGCCCGACGATGCGCTCGCGCTGTAGGAAGTAGGTCGAAGCGGCCTTTTGGAGAAATTCGACATGGAACGGACAGCGATTCGTCTTGGCGGCGTCGAACTCGGCTCATCGGTGATGAATGCTTCGGGGCCGCACTCGGCCGAGCGCGGTGAAATCCTCGAGCTGAGCGAGCGGCATCAGGGCGCCCTGGTGTTCAAGTCGTGCAACATCGCCGGGCTCGAGGCGCCGGAGAATCTGAAGAACCGCGGCGTCGAGCATTTCGCGGCGATCGCGCGCGAGCTTGCGCCGCGGCGCAAAGCGATCATCGCGAGCGTGGTCGGCAACACGGAAGACGAGATCGCCCGGGTCGCGGCCGTCCTCGACCGCGCCGGGGTGAAAATCGTCGAGCTCAACCTCGCCGACGACTACGTGATGAACTCGGTGGCGCCGTTTGCTTCAGCCGAAAAACTCAAAACGATCATCGCACGGGTGCGCGGCGAGATTGGGGCGGCGCTCGCGGTCAAGCTCCCGCCGCGGCCGGGCGCGATCGAGGCGGGGGCGATCGCGGATCTGTTCAAGCAGACGGGCGTCGCGATCGCCGTGTGCGCCAACGACCTGCCCAAAGACCTCGAGATCGATATCGCGAGCGGCCGGATCAAGGGCGCGGCGCGCCCGCTCTCGCAGACGCATATCTACTGGCGGCTGGCCGGCGGCGCATATGACGTGGTGGCGGTGGGCGGAGTGAACACGGGACGCGACGCCTACCTGGCACATCTCGCCGGCGCGAAGGCGGTCGGCGTCGGCTCGGCGCTAATCAAGGAGGGCGCGGGGGCGCTCGCACGCATCGATCGCGAACTGGACGCGTTGCTCGCGGAGAACGGCAAGCGTTCGGTGAACGAGATCCTGGGCCAGGCGCGCTTTGAAAGTTAGGCGCCGCCTCTCATGGCATATTGCAGGGGTGCAGGCGGCTCGTTCCCGTTGGCCGGGCTGAGTGCAGGCCGCTTGCGGTCCGCGCACCGAGTGGGAATCGTCATGCGCCGAATCTTCACGCCGGCGGTGTGAGGATTTGATGATCATAGTTGTGGAACAAACCGTCGGCGGGATAAAATCGAGGCGAATCCCGGATCATGGCAGTTAATCGCGATCGTCTCGCCCTCATCGAGGACATCTCCGCCATCGGCGGCGACGCCGCCAACTCGCTCCGCGAGACCCTGGACAAGATAGTCACCACGATCGCGAGCGGGATGGAGGTCGAGGTCTGCTCGCTCTACCTCTTCGACGCCCAGCGCGAGCGCCTGGTGCTCCGCGCCACGGTCGGGTTGGAGACGGAGTCGGT contains the following coding sequences:
- a CDS encoding M67 family metallopeptidase, yielding MNPVVLLKTNFDQIVAQAEREFPFECCGFIIGGDAVEEEVRPISNIQNRMHDEDPIAFARDARTAFLMEPREHLAVMNEIDRRRLKLSAVYHSHPDHDAYFSATDRAQACSFDPAEPDYPDTVYIVISVRNRKFARAAAFRWDPGSKDFVETELETA